The window tgcatggaaaaataaaatgtgagatTTATAAAATTAAGAGACACTTAGGCATGAGGGATGGGGGTGATTTTAACTCACCTCTACTTTGAATCCACAATCAGTTTTCAAATAGTACAGAAAGTAGAAGTGGTCTTCATACATTTGGTTGACAGGACAACTACCTAGTGTCAAATATAAGTGCGCATCCTCAGACTTAAAGACTTTCCTTTTGATTCTTACATATATTCTGTCAAGATAACAAAGAACTCCAGCCAAGTCGGATTGTTGTGTTGCTTCTTTATCTGGTAGCAGGACAGTAGCAGGAACACCCAGCAACACTTTCTGGAGCCATCTAGGGATTTGTCTAACACCCATTTCTGGCTTCAGATCCTCTTTCTGATCACTGGAGAAAGGAACGACGAGATATTCAGGAAGTTTCTTTGCTCTTTCTTTAGTAGCTTCCTCAGCTGATGCATCCAGGGATTTTAATTTAGGTAAGGAACCGTTTTCATTTGTCACATTCTTCTCTCTCTCCCATTCAGATTCAGACTGCTCCGTGAGCAAACCAAAGCAAGCAGAGCAAAAGAGCAGCAAAACAAGCCCCACGTTCATCATTTTCACACCTGAGTCTGCCTGTAGCATGCTTTCACCTGGCTTTCCTATGCTGCAATCAAGGGCCAACTCTCAACAGCTGCTACAGGTGGTGATCAcaaagcagccaaaaaaaaaaaagtcacaatagCCTATATTGAAATCACTCACTTTATATGATatgttgtttatctttttatttatattacaaCTTTACAttatcaaatataaaacaacaagtaGATTGTgttatcaataataataaaaattgtcaAATTATATCTTAATTGAGATCATGTGAAGGTACATATTTTATGTAGAAATATTTATTAGTTCCGAAACCAGATtatattttgtacatttatgtCTATTTCTCTAATTTCAAAACTATTTGACAATTTCAAAGGGGcgagatttaaaaaatttaaaaacgtagataataataataaatttcaaAACGTAATCATggtagtcttttattttgttatttcctTTTTCCGCTTCCGGATGTTACGCAACGGACTGAGTCGCGACCAGGAAGTTCCCACACAGAACTGGTTCGATGTACGTTATGTTCGTGGGCTGTGTTTGTCCTTCGTtagcatgttgttgttttttttactcaaactgAAGAGAAATTCGTAATTGGTTTTGTAGAGTAatattttttgtagaaataaacagcttatttttttaactctgcagTTCAGCTCTGTCGGTAAATAATGCAGTGATAACCTTTGTGTTAGCTGGCCCAGCTAACGAGCGAGCTAGCAGCCGatgttgttttgaatatttgttttccGTCTAATGCTAAAAATACTGAGCGATATTTTTTTACTTCGTTAAGTCTGCTGGAATACGATCACTATTATAGGTATTCACAGCAACCAAAACTAATAATAGGACTTATTATCGAGGTTAGTATACCAGCTAACTAGTTAGCTACAGCTAGCGGCTAACGTCAAACGGCGCTCCGCGTTCTGTTCGCTCCCCCCGGTCGGGACCCTTGGGATTGTCTCCCCCCCTCGGATAATCTCCCGCTCCTAACAACACACTTCTGATGAGCTATAGAAGCTCTCTGTAAACCGGGTCCAATGCGCGGGATGATGGGAACTCAAAACAGTCCCGTCAAGAGCTACGATTATCTCTTGAAATTTCTTCTTGTGGGAGACAGCGATGTGGGAAAAGGTGAAATCTTGGACAGTCTGCAGGACGGATCAGTGGAGTCTCCTTACGCCTACAGCAGTGGTGAACATCTACTTTTGTTAACCTGTTTAGTATTAAATTATAAACCTCGAACGACCACCTTTAATTTACTTAGTGTGGATTGTGTTCACTCTTAGGGATTGACTACAAGACCACCACTATTCTGCTCGATGGCAGAAGAGTTAAGTTAGAGCTGTGGTAAGTTGTATTATGCtggtaaagaagaaaaagaccaCGCTCATagtgtgttgttgtttgattGTCTCTGATATCTTTTTACAGGGACACATCAGGACAAGGCAGGTTCTGCACCATCTTCAGGTCCTATTCACGCGGAGCAcaggtgatttaaaaaacaatttccctgtttttttttcataattctatatttcatttaatccTACTGCATCTGAATATGTacagctctgtgtttgtgctgtaaGATGTTCACATTTTAGTGTGTAAAGAGGTGCTTTAACTGAGGAAAGTTTCTCAAAGGCTACTGCAGTAACCTGTAGGACTGTTAGATTTAAGCCCTAAATGTTACTTTGTGATTTGTggaattgtatttttattcattttagttatttgtagaggttaaacttttattgatatgaattttaaagttttaatgccTGAGAGTTTAGTACAATCAATCAGGGTTTGTTGTGGCCAATAAGAATCAGAAATGTTGACTTTCATGCTGCAAATCGCATGGGAATCAAACGAAGAGTCAGGTTTCTGTGTTACGTTGCAAAGAGTCATAGGACTAAATCGACACttattaaaaacagagcagctcataatattttttcacattttaggaTAGGCTCCTGGTAAAACAAACGATGCACACATGTTAGCTCTGTTCGGTTCGTTTTGTTTGGTGATGCTGTGAAATTTACAGGTGAAACATGACAAGCACACATCCGCAGGGTTTTAGGAACATGTCCTTCCTCCCTTTGTTAGTCGAGTAAAGCCTTGAAAACTTCTGTTGTTTCCATTTGATTAGAAACAACTACAAAAAGTAGCAACATTTGCTACTGAACCAGTATCTATACTCCTTGCTAGTTAAATTCTAAGTAATTGGACTTACATGAACTTGTTTCTTGACAGGGCATTCTGCTTGTGTACGACATTACAAACGGCTGGTCATTTGATGGAATTGATCGTTGGATTCGGGAAATCGATGAGGTAATCCCCTTAAACTTTTGTTGTTGACAAGCAAGTATAACAAATACACGTCTGGTAGATAAGGGTGTAATATGTATCCATATCATTTGAACCATCTGTCTGAGTAAAatcagtgggttttttttttgttttttttaggtttgtatTGAATGTGTACACCGAAAACtttgaaaagtaattttaaGACATTAGTTTGTGAACGCAGTTGCTTTGTTTCCTTCAGCATGCCCCGGGTGTCCCCAGGATCCTCGTAGGAAACCGACTTCACCTGGCATTTAAACGGCAGGTCCCAACAGAGCAGGCGAGAGCTTACGCAGAGAAGAACAGCATGACGTTTTTTGAAGTCAGTCCCCTCTGCAACTTCAACGTCATCGAGTCCTTCACAGAGCTGTCGCGCATTGTGCTGATGAGACACGGGATGGAAAAATTCTGGAGGCCCAACAGAGGTGGGcttgcttcttttctttctgtgtgtgttctgttagtaatgtatttaaaaaataatgttaaagaattaggttaaaacaacaaaatgtatgCAAAAACTTCAGATTGAAATTAAAGTTCagatttaaattacatttaaagtgTGGGtctgtacaaataaaatgtttgagaacaAGTTTTGACAGGCACAAATAGGAACGGGTAATAAAAGTTTggaaaattttgaaaataaaataaggctGGTGACACAGTTGGACATTTAAAGTTTTCCGATGTggctgaggtttttattttttgaagttgtTAACTACTGAGCAAACAGTTCAACAGGATAATGGTCTAATTTTTGTCTATTTAAGAAACAATAATAGGGCTGTGTCAGCTGTTTTAGTACATTTTCTAAATATGAAGTTGTGAAGTCTTGTATTTGTCTCAGACTTGCAAGTCATGAACTCATTTTTCTCGTTCCAGTCTTCAGCCTCCAGGACCTGTGCTGCCGTTCCATCGTCTCCTGCACACCAGTGCACCTCATCGACAAACTGCCGCTTCCTGTGGCCATCAAGTCACACCTCAAGTCTTTCTCTATGGCCAATGGCATGAACGCCGTCATGATGCACGGACGCTCGTACTCTGTGGCCAACAGCACCGCGTCTGGCGGCGGCAGCGGTGGAAGCAAAGCTAGCAGCCTCAAACGCTCAAAGTCCTTCAGGCCTCCACAGAGTCCTCCAAAACACACgtcgtcctcttcctcctccaagGGGAACTGTAAGATATCGTAGTGAAGGAGCGGCGTAATCCTTGCCTCCATGGCGCCCATGTTAAAGATGTTGTTTCCCTCCGAGATCACAAGGCCAAGGAAGAGCATGGAGAGCTCCCAGCTGTCAGAAGTGAATATAGACGTGACGTTCCTCTGATCGTTGGGAACCGACTTGGACAGATGGATCAGGTTCTGTTCTTTGTGCTTGCTGGTGCCATCTTGTGGATGTTCGTTTAGCTGTTGTCTATACTACAGAGGTTTGCTGTGATCAAGATGAACAAGATTTCCCTGGGACCAACTAATGTGAACTAAGGATTATCACTTACTTGTTAACACTATGAGATGACTTACTTTTATTGGAAAGAAAAGGATTGTTCAGATCAGCGGTATTTAACGCTGGACTTGAAGCTGTACATAGACCGTTTCTGTGTTGTTCTGTGTTTGGTGATTGTTGTGTGGAGGAGCATCTCCTGCTCGTCCTGAATGTTCTGAGAGATGCGTTGACGTTGTGCGTCTTCTGGGCTTTTTGTACAATAGAAAATTTCATTTACAACCTCAAGAGTGTTGCGCTATTTATTCGAAGCTCAGATTACCTTggtaaagtgaaaaaagaacACGATTTAAACGAGCGAATTAAGCTTTCCAGGCTCAACAAATTAGGAGCAGTCCTTCTAAAAACAATCTGATCAAAATAGGAAACTCAGTGCTGTGCCCGTTGGTTTCATTCATATGTGCAAACTTGCTGTTCTTTTATACCTCTAAATCTTGTTTCTGGTGTACCTACTTTAACTGGCTTTTAACTGTCAACAGCATGCTAAACTTTGATCTCAACACAGACGAGCGATCGCCTGATGctgatgaaaacaaatcttGTATAAATTCGTGTGCCGATCATTTGGTCTTTCTCGGCGTCTTTGCCTTTAAATTCATTCGGTCTTGACATGAATTTGTAAATGTGCAGGattttgagatattttatgTACATGCTAAGTATTTATGAATGTAAAACAGTATTTCAACTGCTTGTTTTCTGCAGCCACGTGGTTATGTATGAGAGTTGGAAAGCTACGGGGGAACATGGATGCCACTTGTTATCAGTGcttgtttgttctgctgctcaGCATTCATAAATGTGTTGAATAGAAGGGGCTTAAACAGTGGTTTGTTTATTGTGGAAGAGGTATTCTAGATATAACACAAGAAGTACGCAATGAGCATATCAGAAGGAACATTAAGTATTTTAAAGCTACTTATTGAACTATGAAATCAAAGattaaaaaggttatcctgcGTTTgatcaaatgatgcagtttgaaagagtttacttcagTAATTTTCCAAATATGCtgaatgcaattctgaaatgagGGTCTGCACTgattgtaaacaaagcactcggctgaaGCTTGAGTCATGTGATTGACCAAATATGGCCGGTGTTTAACATTTCGCCTGTTTTAGTTGGCATCTGGACACATTAGGAGAGAAACATCGTGCGGATTTTGTTCCTTAAATTCAAactaatattttcatttaaaagttgaataagcgatataattttttttccccttgccCCCGCTGCCGAACGTGCTTTGTGCTCTCATGCCATCACCTTCAGTGTGTAAAAAGGTCGTccggagggggtgggggggtgaaattctgcatgttttaatggCGCCATGTTTTCTGTTGGGTGTTGAGACCAGAACAATGGAGTAAGGGAACATTTAAAGCACTATATGTAAACATTTGATAGTGATCGTTGCCATCAGAGCTGcgtgtcaaaaacaaaacaaaacaaacaaacaaaaaaaaaaaggtttgacagaaacaatttttgtctccttttaaaAACCATTCAAATAAAGACTCGACTGTCCTCCTGTCcgcttgtttgttttcattcagacatttatcagcagctctgtgggaactgtgggaggattttttttcccttccttttGTCCAGTCCTGAGCTGCTGGTGCTTAAGTGCATTAAAANNNNNNNNNNNNNNNNNNNNNNNNNNNNNNNNNNNNNNNNNNNGGGGGGGGGGGCGCTGAATTGATTAGCTGCTCCTTCGGTATTGGCCAGTTTTTGGGTAACGGGCTGCAGCGCCTGAATGCAGCGCGGTCAGAAGTCACGGAGAGGTTGCAGGGGTCACAGCCAATGAAAGGGTGAGAAGGGGGGGTGTAGGGGGGGAGAGCTGCTTCTCACCCCCTTCCTGAGCCCTGCCAGCATAAATATGAGTCGCACACTGTTGGAAATGTGCAGCTCTCCGTGTTCCCACCTGACGGAGGCATCTCTGAGGCCCGCTGGCAAATTGACCCCCCTGTCTAGACGACATGTTGTTTCTGGGAGACATGACGCGACACGCCTCGTGCTCGGCTTTTTATGCCTCGTGTCCTGCGCCtcgggggtgggggtggggggctctGCAACCACCTGGACTGCATGAAAACTTTAAGCAATAcccaaaataatgtttttaaagagagaaaCGGGGAATATTCTGGACACGTTTCTCCGTGCGCGCGGCCGTTCCCGCtgctttttgatgtttttacaaTGTTTGTCCAGTTGTGTGGCTCACGGTGTCGCTTCATAAAAGTTTGAGACACTGGAGGAGCGTGGGGGGCGGTCAGAGGGGGCTGCCCTCTCCCTCCTCCATTCACACCTCCCAGAAAGGCTGCTGGTGCGCCTCTCCCCCCCTCATTGTGCCGCCGCTCGCCTCGCTCGCTCTTCCTGCAGGGGAACGTCGCTCACTGGGGATCAGAGAATCACGGAAACTCGTTTCATGCATCCAGTTGGCGTGTCTTGTCTGTGATCCGGGgtataaattctgttttaaagccTTAAACATCAGGAGAACTAAAAAGGAACAGATTTGAAATcggatttcttcttcttcctcctccgtAGACCCAAAGGAGGGATGGAATTACTCGGTTTGCGCCTcattgaaaacaacaacaatgtgtGAAATCCCTCTGCGCCCATTGGAAGACAAACATCCAGTTTGGCACAGCGCAACCTGCCCCAACAAGCCCCTGACAGGATGGACCCACGCGTGCTTCTTGGTGCTCCTGGTGGGCGACTTTCTGGAGTTCTCTTTGTGCGCCAGTGTGGCAGGATCCCGAGTGGAACACGAAGGGTTTTGTCCCAACAAGCTGAACTCAAACCTTTGGGTTGATGCGCAGAGCACCTGCGAGAGGGAGTGCAGCGTGGACGAGGTGAGATCATCTGGTCTAAGACAGCTACAGTAtatgctttattgttttttacttcaaaaaGGAGATCTTTAAGGTTTAATGTAGGCTGTTGTTGCTGCAGCACAGGGTGATTTAAGGTGATGTGGGACAGCTGAACTTTAGTGCAACcggtttaaaatgattaaaggtactcattgcaaaagTATGAAATCAGACATGAAAAATATGATTCTGAATTATATCAAATGATGCAGAACGATTGAAAGCGTTTGCTCCtctagttttccagatatgtgGAAGGCAATTCGgaaatgcaggtccacactcaAAGTAAACAAAGCTTGTAGGTGGAATAATAAGAGttaatctgctgctaaacatgaaagaaaagagcaaTAAGGAGTCAGACAAGTGTCGAGAAGAAATATGAAGGAGCgccaacatttaaacacaaacaggttcTGCAGAACTTCTGTTCGACGGTAAGTTTAAGGTTTGACCTGTAACAAATGCTCAAGTTTTGCTTTTAAGGACACACTGATATGAGAACAGTTTTGTGCAGATTTACTGTATAATTTTGACTTTGCTGTTAGTACCTTTAAGTCATCCAAACTTTTATTCTAACCTTTTCATGGGGTGGATGGTAGTTGTCATTCCTAAAGCTGCCTTTGGAATGACAAGGATACAGGCACAGGAGTCTAAttaaacattaagaaaaaaatcagtcatATAAGACTTTAAGCAATAAAACAGTCgttcaaatgttaaaattacAATTGCAGTTTTCCTCCAAGTCCCACTTTATTAAATAAGAGTGGGTCATGTGGGCCATGGCCCGGATATAAGTGGTGATGAGCTACCTCTGAAATCATGAAAAGACTGAAGTCCTCATTAGGACGCTTTCAAAGCCCGTCAGTGACACACCTGGTGGCCTGGCACGGAATGACCACCAGGTGGCGCTTTTTAAAGGCCTGCCGCTAACAGCACTTATTAGAAGTCACCAACATTCAATATTGCAAAGAATGCTGATTAtgacctttttgcttttttatattgATTAGAAGGAATTACATTTGCCATCAAGAGGAACCGTCACTGTAGTACAGGAAAGATATTATTAACAGCTgtcaaaggaaatgaaaaacatgtcagaaaatacacatttgttAACGCACAgcttaaaaagcagcagcttcactGATTTTATTCACTTAAGACTACATTTTATCCAAGCCTTGAAGCAGCTGTTATATTTGTATCACTCATGGTTGATGTGAGCAAACGCTGCTTCCTCCGAGCTGGGCCTTCAGTTTGATGTGTGTAAATGATGCAGACCCTGTGATATCCAGTCGGACACATCCTGAAGTCTAGATCAAGAGTTTTATCTGTCTGACCGTTGTCACAATGTTTTAAACACCAAATTTTCTTTGGGtcggaaaaacacaaaaagatgtaACAGGTCACCCTATGTTTTAACACAaggcttcttgtttttttcgTAAACTTACCCAGAATTTTAAAAACTCGATCTTAACCAGTGCAAACAAAAAGGTTGAAGGTAGTTACTTTAAATCACTGCACTTGAGGCAGGACTAGAACTCGCTGTTCAGAGACTTAAATGTTCCTCCAGGCTCTAAACTTTGGTTAATTCCGTTTTCTTTACGTTtattaaactgatttgtttttttcatttatgttcaggACTGTGCTGATTTTGAGAAATGCTGCACTAACGTGTGCGGGCTCAACAGCTGCGTCGCAGCTCGTTTTTCGGACGGTACCCCCGCTCAGCCAGACGGGACGGGCGGAGGTAATGGAGACGGGGCCCCTGCCTCCACGGCGACCTGCGAGGGCTTCATCTGCAGCCAGCAGGGAGCGACCTGTGACATCTGGGACGGCCAACCTGTCTGCAAGTGCCGGGACCGCTGCGAGAAGGAGCCCAACTTCACCTGCGCGTCGGATGGCCTCACCTACTTCAACCGGTGCTACATGGATGCAGAAGCCTGCATCCGGGGGGTGACTTTAACTGTGATTCCATGCCGCTTCTACCTCGCCGGTCCCCATACAAGTCCGATCCCTCAGGACACGACAGTTAACCCCACCCCGACATCCTCTCAGGAGGACCCCATGCCTCCCACGCTGTACTCCAACCCCCACCATCAATCCATCTACGTTGGAGGCACAGTCAGCTTCCACTGCGATGTCATTGGAGCCCCCAGGCCTGATGTTACGTGGGAGAAACAAAGTGATCGGCGTGAACGACTAGTCATGAAGCCCGACCAGATGTATGGCAACGTGGTTATAACAAACATTGGGCAGCTGGTTGTTTATAACGCCCAGGTGTGGGATACGGGCATATACACATGTATCGCTAGGAACTCTGCAGGAGTTCTTCGTGCCGACTATCCCTTATCTGTCATTCGCCGAGCAGATGATGACTTCTCCGAAGATCCCGAGATGCCCATGGGGCGCCCGTTTTCCCCCGCAGACTGCCTGGCTGAGGTCGACCTGAGAGTCTGCAGCGGAGAACAACACGTCGACTGGTTCTACGACAGCAAGCTGGGCTCCTGCGTGACCTTCAACAACGGCGGCTG of the Kryptolebias marmoratus isolate JLee-2015 linkage group LG3, ASM164957v2, whole genome shotgun sequence genome contains:
- the LOC108236266 gene encoding ras-related protein Rab-40C, whose amino-acid sequence is MRGMMGTQNSPVKSYDYLLKFLLVGDSDVGKGEILDSLQDGSVESPYAYSSGIDYKTTTILLDGRRVKLELWDTSGQGRFCTIFRSYSRGAQGILLVYDITNGWSFDGIDRWIREIDEHAPGVPRILVGNRLHLAFKRQVPTEQARAYAEKNSMTFFEVSPLCNFNVIESFTELSRIVLMRHGMEKFWRPNRVFSLQDLCCRSIVSCTPVHLIDKLPLPVAIKSHLKSFSMANGMNAVMMHGRSYSVANSTASGGGSGGSKASSLKRSKSFRPPQSPPKHTSSSSSSKGNCKIS
- the wfikkn1 gene encoding WAP, Kazal, immunoglobulin, Kunitz and NTR domain-containing protein, which gives rise to MCEIPLRPLEDKHPVWHSATCPNKPLTGWTHACFLVLLVGDFLEFSLCASVAGSRVEHEGFCPNKLNSNLWVDAQSTCERECSVDEDCADFEKCCTNVCGLNSCVAARFSDGTPAQPDGTGGGNGDGAPASTATCEGFICSQQGATCDIWDGQPVCKCRDRCEKEPNFTCASDGLTYFNRCYMDAEACIRGVTLTVIPCRFYLAGPHTSPIPQDTTVNPTPTSSQEDPMPPTLYSNPHHQSIYVGGTVSFHCDVIGAPRPDVTWEKQSDRRERLVMKPDQMYGNVVITNIGQLVVYNAQVWDTGIYTCIARNSAGVLRADYPLSVIRRADDDFSEDPEMPMGRPFSPADCLAEVDLRVCSGEQHVDWFYDSKLGSCVTFNNGGCDDSRNRFETYEECKASCQREGMGVCALPAVQGPCKNWEARWAWNSLMKQCQAFAYGGCHGNDNNFHTKKECEANCPQAKRRPCRTCRMRGKMMPSLCRSDFAIIGRLTELVEDLDSGLARFSLEEVLRDEKMGLTFFSTKNLEVTIPKIDWSCPCPNITIEENPLLVMGTVQDGMAIIQSDSYVKAITERRLKKLRDAINKKSCEAL